A DNA window from Mya arenaria isolate MELC-2E11 chromosome 17, ASM2691426v1 contains the following coding sequences:
- the LOC128224693 gene encoding apolipoprotein A-IV-like, with translation MVPSRRKEEGEKQHQQRRRRQQQKEEGEDHRRRRQQQQQQEVENRRRQERQSRRHQQREAEEERRRRHVEDDEEIVEGDEEQ, from the exons ATGGTCCCATCAC GGAGAAAAGAAGAAGGAGAAAAACAGCATcaacaacgacgacgacgacagcAACAAAAAGAAGAAGGAGAAGACCACCGACGACGGcgacaacaacagcaacaacaggaAGTTGAAAATCGACGACGACAAGAACGACAATCTCGTCGACATCAACAACGTGAAGCTGAAGAAGAAAGACGACGACGACACGTAGAAGATGATGAAGAAATAGTTGAAGGAGATGAAGAACAATAA